The sequence AGGCCCCCCACGATCAGGCGCTTAAGGTACAATTCCGGCGCGATGCGCAGGTAGAGGTCGATCCCGAGCGTGTTGTGGTGCGTGACGAAGGGCCGCGCCGCCGCGCCGCCGGGGATCGGCTGCATCATCGGCGTCTCGACTTCGAGGAAGCCCCGTTCGTTCAGGAAGTCGCGGACGGCCGCGATGATCCTGCCGCGCCGGACGAAGACCCGGCGGACGTCGGGGTTGCTGATCAGGTCGAGATAGCGCTGCCGGTAGCGGGTCTCGACGTCCGTGAGGCCGTGCCATTTCTCGGGCAGGGGACGGAGCGACTTGGCCAGCAGCGCGAGCGTTTCGACGTGGACGGTCAGCTCCTCCGTCTTGGTCCGGAACAGGCGGCCGGAGAGGCCGATGAGGTCGCCTAAGTCGAGCCGCTCGAACACCGCGACGGCCGGGCCGTCCAAGTCCTCTTTTTTGAAGTAGACCTGGATGCGTCCGGTCGCGTCCTGGACATGGGCGAAGGCCGCCTTTCCGAAACGACGGAGCGCGACGATCCGTCCGGCCAGACGACACGCGACCGCGCCGCCCTCCAGCGTTTCCCTGGAGGCGGCGGCGTATTTCTCGGTCAACGCGCCGGCCGTGTCGGTCGGATCGAAGCGGCGGCCGAAGGGATCGACGCCGGACGCCTTGAGCTCGTCCGTTTTTTTGAGCCGCTGTATAAATTGATCGTTTTGATCTTCCATGTGTTATAGGGGCTCACGTCGCCCCCTTACCCATTCATTTTAAATTTGTCGGATTATACTGATTTTCCGACGGATACGTCAACTGGCGCGGCCTCACGGCCGCCGGCCCTCGCCGAAGGGTTCTTTCGCTGACCATATGCGTTAATCGGAGTTCGTGTCTTTTTTCGTTTCAGGTATGACCGGGGACGCAGCCGTTACTGCATCCCCTTCTGTAGTCGGGTATAACAATGCCCTCAAGCGCATGGTCAGCTCTCTCACCCTCCGGCTTCGGGCCGACGGCCTGCGCTTACGTCGTTTTCGCCGCCTTCATGGACTGGACGAGGTAGGCGTTGATGAAGACGTCGAGGTCGCCGTCCATCACGGCCGAGACGTTTCCGACCTCGGTGTTCGTCCGGTGGTCCTTGACCATCTGGTAGGGCTGGAAGACGTAGGAGCGGATCTGGCTGCCCCAGGCGATCTCTTTTTTTTCGCCCACGATCGAGCTCATCTCCTTTTTCTTCTTCTCCTGGTCCAGCTCGTACAGCTTCGCGCGCAGCAGCTTCATCGCCATCGAGCGGTTCTTGTGCTGCGACCGCTCGGTCTGGCAGGCCACGACGATCCCGGTGGGGATGTGCGTCAGGCGGACGGCCGAGGAGACCTTGTTCACGTTCTGGCCGCCCGGTCCGCTCGACCGGAAGGCCTCCATCTTGATCTCCTTCTCGTCCAGCTCGAACTCGGCGTCGTCCTCGATGTCGGGATAGACGAAGACCGAGGCGAACGAGGTGTGGCGTCGCTTGTTGGCGTCGAAGGGGGAGATCCGGACCAGGCGGTGGACGCCGGCCTCGGCCTTCAGCCGGCCGTAGGCGTAATCGCCGATCACCGAGA is a genomic window of Nitrospiria bacterium containing:
- the prfB gene encoding peptide chain release factor 2 (programmed frameshift) yields the protein MLEEEKAQLNLLTARLSELRGHLDFPGIRKRLGEIEARMGASDFWNDAASARQTVQEKTRLEKTLKKWDELERAREDLSVLLELSEEHSDASLRAEIQQSLKTFQETIRHREVELLLSGEKDPNSAIVTIHPGAGGTESQDWAQMLFRMYTRWAERNGFQTELIDLQPGDEAGIKSASFSVIGDYAYGRLKAEAGVHRLVRISPFDANKRRHTSFASVFVYPDIEDDAEFELDEKEIKMEAFRSSGPGGQNVNKVSSAVRLTHIPTGIVVACQTERSQHKNRSMAMKLLRAKLYELDQEKKKKEMSSIVGEKKEIAWGSQIRSYVFQPYQMVKDHRTNTEVGNVSAVMDGDLDVFINAYLVQSMKAAKTT